A genomic stretch from Hyalangium ruber includes:
- a CDS encoding DUF6607 family protein has protein sequence MSAFAPVPRHRERTSFPWPALATLALAVACAPRNIVPTVECNPEQDRAAILKMVGNYRVEFAFDETVSLHEGYALRAPYRANATEQVLVLEDTPGRVSLQHILVVERDGKRSPLKHWRQDWTFEDTELLEFRGRRSWERRVLSSDEARCTWSQAVFEVDDGPRYEGSGRWNHSRGLSAWESRETWRPLPRREYTKRSDYDALVGTNRHVMTPTGWVHEQDSLKVVLGPTQHALARERGVNLYTRQPQEVSLPEADAYWTQAQDFWGEVRQGWQAVFQAHSGFTLKDSVDGKARTELLFGLADAHQKSLGEGRTGVPPETRQQIRSTLESFLEPVMSASAAPAAAGR, from the coding sequence CATCGTTCCCACCGTGGAGTGCAACCCGGAGCAGGACAGGGCCGCCATTCTGAAAATGGTGGGGAACTACCGGGTGGAGTTCGCCTTTGACGAGACCGTGAGCCTCCATGAGGGCTACGCGCTTCGGGCGCCCTACCGCGCCAACGCGACGGAGCAGGTGTTGGTGCTGGAGGACACGCCGGGGCGGGTATCGCTCCAGCACATCCTGGTGGTGGAGCGGGACGGCAAGCGCTCTCCCCTCAAGCACTGGCGCCAGGACTGGACGTTCGAGGACACCGAGCTGCTCGAGTTCCGCGGACGCCGCTCGTGGGAGCGCCGCGTCCTGTCCTCGGACGAGGCCCGGTGTACCTGGAGTCAGGCGGTGTTCGAAGTGGATGATGGGCCTCGGTATGAGGGCTCCGGGCGGTGGAACCACTCCCGCGGCCTATCGGCCTGGGAGTCTCGGGAGACGTGGCGGCCGCTGCCGCGCCGTGAGTACACCAAGCGCAGCGACTACGACGCCCTGGTCGGCACCAACCGGCATGTGATGACTCCCACGGGCTGGGTACACGAGCAGGACAGCCTCAAGGTGGTGCTCGGTCCCACGCAGCATGCGCTGGCGCGAGAGCGGGGCGTCAACCTCTACACGCGCCAGCCCCAGGAGGTGAGCTTGCCGGAGGCGGACGCCTACTGGACGCAAGCCCAGGACTTCTGGGGTGAAGTCCGCCAGGGATGGCAGGCCGTCTTCCAGGCACACTCGGGCTTCACGTTGAAGGACAGCGTCGACGGCAAGGCGCGCACGGAGCTCCTCTTCGGGCTCGCGGACGCCCACCAGAAGAGCCTGGGCGAAGGGCGGACGGGCGTGCCGCCCGAGACACGTCAGCAGATTCGCTCGACCCTCGAGAGCTTCCTCGAGCCGGTCATGAGCGCGAGCGCCGCGCCCGCCGCAGCCGGGCGCTGA